From one Candidatus Chlorobium masyuteum genomic stretch:
- a CDS encoding TlpA family protein disulfide reductase — protein sequence MNTRLKSGISKFFNTALFCLLLLAGTEGDAFAVAPVAALNTPAPAFSAVTLDGKAIGSAQLAGKAYIVNFFASWCPPCRAEIPDMVALQNQYSRNGFTFIGIAVNETAPTIKSFITGNRISYPVVMSDDQLLGSFGRFVPDGQIKAIPTSFVVNASGRVTQVITGGKSKAEFEKIILAALKKPVKVK from the coding sequence ATGAATACAAGATTGAAGAGCGGGATCAGCAAATTTTTTAACACAGCACTGTTTTGTCTTCTGCTTCTTGCCGGAACCGAAGGAGATGCGTTTGCTGTCGCTCCTGTTGCGGCTCTTAATACCCCGGCCCCGGCATTTTCAGCAGTTACGCTTGATGGCAAGGCGATTGGATCAGCGCAACTGGCAGGCAAGGCCTATATTGTGAATTTTTTTGCATCGTGGTGCCCCCCATGCAGAGCAGAGATTCCCGATATGGTTGCCCTGCAGAATCAATACAGTCGTAATGGATTTACTTTTATTGGTATCGCAGTCAATGAAACAGCCCCGACCATCAAGTCATTCATAACTGGGAACAGGATCAGTTACCCTGTTGTCATGTCTGATGACCAGCTTCTTGGCTCGTTTGGCAGATTTGTTCCGGATGGCCAGATCAAGGCTATTCCGACCTCCTTTGTTGTGAACGCATCAGGACGGGTGACCCAGGTCATTACCGGGGGTAAAAGTAAAGCGGAATTTGAGAAGATCATTCTTGCCGCACTCAAAAAGCCGGTAAAAGTAAAATAA
- a CDS encoding ATP-dependent Clp protease adaptor ClpS, producing MMTMWTASDSTPETKQHEQLSGTDQLDAYRVVLFNDEEHSFDEVIDQIIKAIRCSRSKAERHTWEVHTRGRSIVFAGAMAECLRVSSILEEIALKTEIQTS from the coding sequence ATGATGACTATGTGGACGGCCTCAGATAGTACTCCCGAAACAAAACAGCATGAGCAGCTCTCCGGAACTGATCAGCTTGATGCCTATCGGGTTGTGCTTTTCAATGATGAGGAGCACTCCTTTGATGAGGTTATCGATCAGATCATCAAAGCTATACGATGCTCCCGCTCCAAAGCCGAGCGCCATACCTGGGAAGTCCACACCAGAGGCCGCAGCATCGTCTTTGCCGGAGCTATGGCCGAGTGCCTCAGGGTCAGCTCAATACTCGAAGAGATCGCCCTCAAAACCGAAATCCAGACAAGCTGA
- the atpD gene encoding F0F1 ATP synthase subunit beta, with product MQEGKISQIIGPVVDVDFPEGRLPSILDALTITRPDGTKLVLETQQHLGEERVRTVSMESTDGLVRGTSVANTGMPIQVPVGPEVLSRMMNVVGEPIDGRGPVHTAKTYSIHRSAPKFDEISTKAEMFETGIKVIDLLEPYSRGGKTGLFGGAGVGKTVLIMELINNIAKQQSGFSVFAGVGERTREGNDLWHEMMESGVIDKTALVFGQMNEPPGARQRVALTGLSIAEYFRDEEGRDVLLFIDNIFRFTQAGSEVSALLGRMPSAVGYQPTLATEMGQLQDRIVSTKKGSVTSVQAIYVPADDLTDPAPATAFAHLDATTVLSRQIAELGIYPAVDPLDSTSRILDPNIVGDDHYDTAQAVKQLLQRYKDLQDIIAILGMDELSDEDKLVVSRARKVQRFLSQPFFVAEAFTGLAGKYVKLEETIKGFKEIIAGKHDNLPESAFYLVGTIEEAIEKAKTL from the coding sequence ATGCAAGAAGGTAAGATTTCCCAGATCATCGGCCCTGTTGTTGATGTTGATTTTCCCGAAGGACGACTCCCGTCTATTCTGGATGCACTGACCATTACTCGACCTGACGGAACAAAGCTTGTTCTTGAAACCCAGCAGCATCTCGGCGAAGAGCGTGTGCGTACCGTATCAATGGAGAGCACCGACGGTCTGGTCAGAGGAACGAGCGTCGCCAATACAGGAATGCCTATCCAGGTTCCTGTCGGACCGGAAGTTTTAAGCCGGATGATGAACGTTGTCGGCGAACCCATTGATGGTCGCGGTCCGGTCCATACCGCAAAAACCTATTCGATCCATCGTTCAGCTCCGAAATTTGACGAGATCTCCACAAAAGCTGAGATGTTTGAAACCGGTATCAAGGTTATCGATCTTCTCGAGCCTTACTCACGCGGCGGCAAAACAGGTCTTTTCGGTGGCGCCGGTGTAGGTAAAACCGTTCTGATCATGGAACTCATCAACAACATTGCCAAACAGCAGTCGGGCTTCAGCGTATTTGCCGGTGTAGGCGAGCGTACCCGTGAAGGAAACGATTTGTGGCATGAAATGATGGAGTCGGGCGTTATCGATAAAACAGCTCTTGTTTTCGGACAGATGAATGAGCCTCCCGGTGCCCGTCAGCGGGTTGCTCTGACAGGACTCAGCATTGCAGAGTATTTCCGTGATGAGGAAGGCCGCGATGTGCTTCTCTTTATTGACAATATTTTCCGCTTTACCCAGGCAGGTTCCGAGGTTTCCGCACTTCTCGGTCGTATGCCGAGTGCTGTAGGATACCAGCCAACCCTCGCCACTGAGATGGGTCAGCTTCAGGACAGAATCGTTTCCACCAAGAAAGGTTCAGTCACTTCGGTTCAGGCTATCTATGTTCCTGCGGATGACCTTACCGATCCGGCACCTGCTACGGCATTTGCCCACCTTGATGCAACAACCGTGCTTTCACGTCAGATCGCCGAGCTTGGTATCTACCCTGCTGTTGATCCTCTTGACTCCACGTCGCGTATTCTTGATCCGAACATTGTCGGTGACGATCATTACGACACTGCCCAGGCTGTAAAGCAGCTTCTCCAGCGCTACAAGGATCTCCAGGACATCATCGCCATTCTCGGTATGGATGAGCTGAGCGACGAGGACAAGCTTGTCGTTTCAAGAGCCAGAAAAGTACAGCGCTTCCTTTCACAGCCATTCTTCGTTGCCGAGGCATTTACCGGTCTTGCCGGAAAATATGTCAAGCTTGAAGAGACCATCAAGGGCTTCAAGGAGATCATCGCAGGAAAGCATGACAATCTGCCGGAAAGCGCATTCTACCTTGTTGGAACCATTGAGGAAGCCATCGAGAAAGCAAAAACGCTCTAA
- a CDS encoding S66 peptidase family protein, producing MKNLIPKALCKGETIGLISPSSHCAYPVKIGQAISYLETNGYRVKLSSHLNRIDTDPAVADREKLHDIHEMFSDPDVRAIFCLRGGAGSARLLNQLDYTLIAANPKILAGYSDITALSLALYAKTGLVSFSGPMAATELYAPTPYTEEHFWGMLTSPSYARSITNHSAHPISAIKEGSAEGQLIGGNLSVLSAMIGTPFLPVFNDTLLFLEDINEPAYRIDRMLSHLSNARLLARCGALLFGQFSSEPLEPGEAERVKNIFDYYSTLNPNATALSGLSYGHIRDLMTIPIGARFRVSVTDSGSFTLGALEPVIAA from the coding sequence ATGAAAAACCTCATCCCCAAAGCTCTCTGCAAGGGCGAGACCATCGGTCTCATCTCCCCTTCATCCCATTGCGCTTATCCAGTAAAGATCGGGCAGGCGATCAGCTATCTGGAAACAAACGGTTACCGGGTTAAACTCTCCAGCCACCTCAACCGTATCGATACCGATCCGGCAGTGGCAGACCGGGAAAAGCTGCATGATATCCATGAAATGTTCAGTGACCCCGATGTCCGGGCAATATTCTGTCTGCGCGGTGGTGCCGGTTCAGCCCGGCTCCTGAACCAGCTTGATTACACGCTTATCGCCGCCAATCCGAAAATTCTTGCCGGTTATTCCGACATCACCGCCCTCTCGCTTGCGCTCTACGCAAAAACCGGTCTTGTAAGTTTTTCCGGGCCCATGGCCGCAACCGAGCTCTATGCTCCGACCCCCTACACCGAAGAGCATTTCTGGGGAATGCTCACCTCCCCTTCATATGCCCGTTCGATTACCAATCATTCCGCTCACCCGATCTCGGCAATAAAGGAAGGCTCTGCTGAGGGTCAGTTAATCGGTGGTAATCTCTCGGTGCTCTCGGCAATGATAGGCACCCCGTTTCTTCCTGTCTTCAACGATACCCTTCTCTTTCTTGAGGATATCAATGAACCGGCCTACCGGATTGACCGGATGCTTTCACATCTTTCCAACGCAAGGCTTCTTGCCCGATGCGGAGCCTTGCTGTTCGGACAGTTCTCCAGTGAGCCACTCGAACCGGGCGAGGCGGAACGGGTGAAAAACATTTTTGACTATTACAGCACCCTCAATCCGAATGCAACGGCACTCTCGGGACTCTCCTATGGCCATATCCGGGACCTGATGACCATCCCCATTGGCGCCCGATTCAGGGTCAGCGTCACCGATTCCGGAAGCTTTACTCTTGGAGCACTTGAACCGGTTATTGCAGCGTAG
- a CDS encoding glycine--tRNA ligase, which produces MSNSDQARVQSVNLPPDKVMHKLVSLAKRRGFIYPSSEIYEGLSSCFDYGPLGSELKKNIKELWWNTMTRRHQNIVGIDASILMNPRVWEASGHVASFNDPMIDDRTTKRRYRADHLIENHIEKLRRDGRDEELLRVQGAYENIANAEDPNRALYELILAEKIKAPDTGSGDWTEVRQFNLMFQCNMGAVADKSSIVYLRPETAQGIFVNFHNVRESSRMRVPFGIAQIGKAFRNEIVKGNFIFRMVEFEQMEMQYFVKPGTQKEAFEAWREERFAWYSATLGLRAEKLHWYKHDKLAHYADLAYDIKYEFPFGIEEIEGIHSRTDFDLKQHQEYSGKNMEYIDQLTNERFIPYVVETSAGCDRLFLALLADAYREDVVDGEERVMLKLAPKVAPVKAAVLPLMKKGGMGEKAAQLRDELSESFLVQYDDAGSIGKRYRRQDEIGTPFCITVDHQSLEEGTVTVRFRDSAAQERIDLSRVRTFIGEKLV; this is translated from the coding sequence ATGAGCAATTCTGATCAAGCGAGGGTGCAGAGCGTGAATCTGCCTCCCGATAAAGTGATGCACAAGCTGGTTTCGCTGGCCAAACGCCGGGGGTTTATCTACCCGTCGTCCGAGATCTATGAGGGGCTCTCCTCCTGCTTTGACTACGGGCCGCTCGGCAGCGAGCTGAAAAAGAATATCAAGGAGCTGTGGTGGAACACCATGACCCGTCGCCACCAGAATATTGTCGGCATTGATGCCTCCATACTCATGAACCCGAGGGTTTGGGAGGCTTCAGGACATGTTGCGAGCTTCAATGATCCGATGATTGATGACCGCACAACAAAGCGGCGCTACCGTGCAGACCACCTGATCGAGAACCATATCGAAAAACTGCGCCGGGATGGCAGGGATGAGGAGCTGTTGAGGGTACAAGGTGCCTACGAGAACATTGCCAATGCAGAAGATCCCAACCGGGCACTCTATGAGCTGATTCTTGCTGAAAAGATCAAGGCGCCGGACACCGGCTCTGGAGACTGGACCGAGGTTCGTCAGTTCAATCTGATGTTCCAGTGCAATATGGGAGCTGTGGCGGATAAATCAAGCATCGTCTACCTGCGGCCTGAAACCGCGCAGGGCATTTTTGTCAACTTCCATAACGTCCGGGAGTCGTCGCGCATGAGGGTACCGTTCGGTATTGCGCAGATCGGCAAGGCATTTCGCAACGAGATCGTTAAAGGGAACTTCATCTTCCGCATGGTGGAGTTTGAACAGATGGAGATGCAGTACTTTGTTAAACCCGGTACCCAGAAAGAGGCGTTTGAAGCATGGCGTGAGGAGCGGTTTGCCTGGTACAGCGCCACACTCGGACTGCGAGCGGAAAAGCTGCACTGGTACAAGCATGACAAGCTGGCTCACTACGCTGATCTTGCCTATGATATCAAGTATGAGTTCCCCTTCGGCATAGAGGAGATTGAGGGCATTCACTCCAGAACCGATTTTGACCTCAAACAGCATCAGGAGTACTCCGGCAAGAACATGGAGTATATCGACCAGCTCACCAATGAGCGCTTTATCCCCTATGTGGTTGAAACATCCGCCGGATGCGACAGGCTCTTTTTGGCGCTCCTGGCAGATGCCTACCGTGAAGATGTTGTGGACGGTGAAGAGCGGGTGATGCTGAAGCTCGCGCCAAAAGTAGCCCCGGTCAAGGCCGCAGTACTTCCTCTGATGAAAAAAGGGGGCATGGGCGAAAAGGCCGCTCAGCTGCGTGACGAGCTTTCCGAATCGTTCCTTGTCCAGTACGATGACGCCGGCTCTATCGGCAAGCGCTACCGCCGTCAGGATGAGATCGGCACACCATTCTGCATCACGGTTGACCATCAGTCGCTTGAAGAGGGTACGGTTACCGTGCGCTTCCGTGACAGTGCCGCACAGGAGCGGATTGACCTGTCACGGGTCAGGACGTTTATAGGCGAAAAGCTGGTTTAA
- a CDS encoding S41 family peptidase codes for MQLNRQYRGAYVGAALTTLWRRVSGFMIVLCLCSSFSARPLYSMPADEKEYFGIIKSIDLLGEVYRQLSLNYVDKPDVRELMYAGIDGMLHTLDPYTVFLDKSDSQELDELTSGQYAGIGVTIASIDGSIYIASVVEGYGASRAGVRMGDIIAAVNGTGIKNKPLNEVKELLKGPLGATLTLGIERESEPFFTVSIKREEIRVNTVSHSCFFGDTGYIEMKSFGARSADELREALQDLQRQAAAKHIPLRGVILDLRNNPGGLLNASVDVASLFVRKGSNVVSIRGRVHEPKVYVTVTDPVHETVPLVVLINSQSASAAEIVAGAIQDLDRGVIIGERSFGKGRVQSVLNLSYDNTLKLTTAKYYTPSGRLIQKEAPPEPEQRNVLPEVQEDKRSTPFFTKGRRKVYGGGGIKPDIEISDRKDSPYLMELRNKGMLFLFSSNYRSRTPLKPVQPIERKGLMRSFNDFLQSRKFTYTSQAERQLDELKAALKGEDAVNAINPVKIPDELLKGVALLKAQEIAKESEAVAEALELEILRHYDKPLARTGELSHDPVVKRALEVLADSRQYSRTLHP; via the coding sequence ATGCAGCTTAACAGGCAATATAGGGGAGCCTATGTCGGTGCGGCGCTGACCACTCTTTGGCGCAGAGTGTCAGGCTTCATGATTGTTCTCTGCCTTTGCTCCTCCTTTTCTGCCCGGCCGCTCTACTCCATGCCGGCTGATGAAAAGGAGTATTTCGGTATTATAAAGAGTATTGATCTTCTTGGGGAGGTCTACCGTCAGTTGTCACTCAACTACGTTGACAAGCCCGATGTCAGAGAACTGATGTATGCCGGAATTGACGGAATGCTGCATACCCTTGATCCCTACACGGTGTTTCTTGACAAGAGTGACTCTCAGGAGCTTGATGAATTGACCAGTGGTCAGTATGCCGGTATCGGAGTTACGATAGCCTCGATTGATGGATCCATTTATATAGCTTCAGTTGTGGAGGGATATGGGGCATCGAGGGCGGGAGTCAGGATGGGGGACATTATTGCCGCTGTTAACGGTACCGGGATAAAGAATAAACCGCTCAATGAGGTAAAGGAGCTGCTCAAGGGGCCCCTCGGAGCAACCCTGACGCTCGGCATAGAGCGGGAGAGTGAGCCGTTTTTTACGGTCAGCATAAAACGGGAGGAGATCAGGGTAAACACGGTGAGTCACTCCTGCTTTTTTGGTGATACCGGCTATATCGAGATGAAAAGCTTCGGCGCCCGCTCGGCTGATGAACTGAGAGAGGCTCTTCAGGATCTCCAGCGTCAGGCCGCAGCAAAGCATATTCCACTGAGAGGAGTCATACTTGACCTGAGAAACAATCCGGGCGGTCTTCTCAATGCATCGGTTGATGTTGCTTCGCTTTTTGTCAGGAAGGGCAGTAATGTGGTGTCCATTCGGGGTCGGGTACATGAACCTAAAGTCTACGTCACCGTTACCGATCCTGTGCATGAAACCGTGCCGCTTGTTGTTCTGATCAACAGCCAGAGTGCCTCTGCGGCTGAAATTGTAGCCGGCGCGATCCAGGACCTTGATCGCGGGGTGATTATCGGTGAACGTTCATTCGGCAAAGGGCGGGTGCAGTCGGTTTTAAATCTCTCCTATGACAATACGCTGAAGCTTACTACAGCAAAATATTATACCCCATCCGGTCGTCTGATCCAGAAAGAGGCTCCTCCGGAGCCGGAGCAGCGAAATGTGCTCCCTGAGGTTCAGGAGGACAAGCGCTCTACGCCCTTCTTCACCAAAGGGAGGCGGAAGGTCTATGGAGGAGGAGGTATCAAGCCCGATATTGAGATCTCCGACAGGAAGGATTCACCATACCTGATGGAGCTGCGAAATAAAGGGATGCTTTTTCTTTTCTCTTCGAACTATCGTTCCCGGACACCGCTCAAGCCGGTTCAGCCAATTGAGCGCAAGGGGCTTATGCGCTCATTCAATGACTTTCTGCAGAGCAGAAAATTCACCTATACATCACAGGCTGAACGACAGCTCGATGAACTGAAGGCTGCGCTGAAGGGCGAGGATGCGGTCAACGCAATTAATCCGGTGAAGATTCCTGATGAGCTTCTGAAGGGTGTTGCGCTTCTGAAAGCGCAGGAGATTGCAAAGGAATCGGAAGCTGTTGCCGAAGCTCTTGAGCTTGAGATCCTGCGGCACTATGACAAGCCTCTTGCCCGAACGGGAGAGCTCAGCCATGATCCTGTTGTGAAGAGAGCGCTTGAGGTTCTTGCCGACTCACGTCAATACTCCAGGACGCTTCACCCCTGA
- a CDS encoding geranylgeranyl diphosphate reductase: MRYDVAVLGGGPSGSVAAAELARAGLSTILIERNFENVKPCGGAIPLGLIEEFRIPSELVEKKLSRMKARSPKGRVIEMNMPNGYVGMVRREKFDRWLRTEAEKAGATVAEGLVNTITPSADGFLIKTLNDKIAPLKAARIIGADGANSKTADELHFPPNELKVIAMQQRFHYSPAIEKFSNIVEIWFDGEVSPDFYGWIFPKADHLAIGTGTEDHRHNIKALQRRFIEKIGITDKPYLDEAAKIPMKPRKSFTQEKAILVGDAAGLVTPANGEGIFFAMRSGKLGAQAMIEHLKNGAPLANYEKEFRRLYAPIFFGLEVLQAVYYKTDRLRESFVAICADDDVQQITFDSYLYKKMVPAPWPVQMKIFSKNIYHLIKGS, from the coding sequence ATGCGTTATGATGTTGCTGTATTAGGCGGTGGCCCTTCAGGATCGGTTGCCGCGGCCGAGCTTGCCAGGGCTGGACTCTCAACGATTCTCATTGAACGCAACTTTGAGAATGTCAAACCATGCGGCGGAGCAATACCGCTCGGACTGATTGAGGAGTTCCGCATTCCTTCAGAACTGGTAGAAAAAAAACTCTCCCGCATGAAGGCCCGCTCCCCGAAAGGGCGGGTGATCGAGATGAACATGCCGAACGGATATGTCGGGATGGTCAGGCGCGAAAAATTTGACCGCTGGTTGCGCACTGAAGCTGAAAAAGCCGGCGCAACCGTTGCCGAAGGGCTGGTAAACACCATCACCCCCTCTGCTGACGGCTTTCTCATCAAAACCCTCAATGACAAAATAGCACCGCTCAAGGCTGCACGGATTATCGGGGCTGACGGGGCGAACTCCAAAACCGCCGACGAGCTGCACTTTCCGCCAAACGAGCTGAAGGTGATCGCCATGCAGCAGCGCTTCCACTACTCACCCGCAATTGAAAAGTTCAGCAATATTGTTGAGATCTGGTTTGACGGAGAGGTCTCTCCCGACTTTTACGGATGGATCTTCCCGAAGGCGGATCATCTTGCCATCGGCACCGGCACCGAGGATCACCGGCACAACATCAAGGCGCTGCAGCGGCGTTTTATCGAAAAAATCGGGATTACCGACAAACCCTACCTTGATGAGGCGGCCAAAATACCGATGAAGCCCCGCAAATCCTTTACCCAGGAGAAGGCCATTCTGGTCGGGGATGCCGCCGGACTGGTAACACCGGCAAACGGTGAGGGGATATTCTTTGCCATGCGATCAGGAAAACTCGGCGCACAGGCAATGATTGAGCACCTGAAAAACGGCGCTCCGCTTGCGAACTATGAAAAAGAGTTCCGCAGGCTCTACGCTCCGATCTTTTTCGGTCTGGAAGTTTTGCAGGCTGTTTATTACAAAACGGACCGGCTGCGGGAGAGTTTTGTCGCCATATGCGCCGATGATGATGTGCAGCAAATCACCTTTGACTCCTATCTTTATAAGAAAATGGTGCCTGCCCCCTGGCCGGTTCAGATGAAAATCTTTTCAAAAAACATCTACCACCTGATCAAGGGCTCTTGA
- a CDS encoding DUF3593 domain-containing protein, whose translation MLLSFPNWIIHLSSALEWGLGAALLFRYGRLCNRRDIRIFALSMLPHWSGSFFVLGYHVSGDSVPLLLDLSEIINLFGSISLLLATLNLLKSTKKAPSLGFAAALGAIIISGKPQSYLGEDIFDTILQLSSVVYISFLVLLFLVYRRDRTIFSGLTVAGFWFVLVFISVTIFCMYLATVVRGFPTLSHDDLLHGMAESLLTISNLMIAIGAHRKIREYETNLAGSGQG comes from the coding sequence ATGCTGCTCTCTTTTCCAAACTGGATTATTCATCTCTCTTCCGCTCTTGAATGGGGGCTCGGGGCAGCACTGCTCTTCCGTTACGGCAGGCTGTGCAACCGGCGCGACATCAGGATTTTTGCCCTCTCCATGCTGCCGCACTGGTCAGGAAGCTTTTTTGTGCTTGGTTACCATGTTTCAGGGGACTCGGTTCCACTGCTTCTTGATCTGTCGGAGATCATCAATCTCTTCGGCAGCATCTCACTGCTCCTGGCAACACTGAACCTGCTGAAATCCACAAAAAAAGCCCCCTCACTCGGCTTTGCAGCCGCACTCGGAGCCATCATAATTTCCGGCAAACCGCAATCATACCTGGGGGAAGATATCTTTGACACCATACTGCAGCTCTCCAGCGTAGTCTATATCTCATTTCTGGTGCTGCTCTTTCTGGTCTACCGGCGTGACCGGACGATTTTTTCCGGGCTCACCGTTGCGGGGTTCTGGTTTGTGCTGGTATTTATTTCAGTCACCATTTTCTGCATGTATCTGGCAACAGTGGTTCGGGGATTTCCGACGCTCTCACATGACGACCTGCTTCACGGGATGGCCGAAAGCCTGCTGACCATAAGCAATCTTATGATCGCCATCGGCGCACACCGTAAAATCCGGGAGTATGAAACAAACCTGGCAGGATCAGGTCAGGGGTGA
- a CDS encoding tetratricopeptide repeat protein, which produces QGDLEGALKIYKESREVSERLAKSDPSNATWQRDLSVSLDNIGEVLSAQGGLEGALKIYKESREVRERLAKSDPSNATWQRDLSYSFTSLALCYEKQGNLSEARHHAEESLAIDERLSVHDPTNAVWKRDVAFSRTQAERLRNLADKVVGLGENS; this is translated from the coding sequence CAGGGCGATTTAGAGGGAGCGTTAAAGATCTACAAGGAGTCGCGTGAAGTGAGCGAACGGTTGGCGAAATCCGATCCGTCGAACGCGACGTGGCAGCGCGACCTGAGCGTGAGCCTCGACAACATAGGTGAAGTGCTGAGTGCGCAGGGCGGTTTAGAGGGAGCGTTAAAGATCTACAAGGAGTCGCGTGAAGTGAGAGAACGGTTGGCGAAATCCGATCCGTCGAACGCGACGTGGCAGCGCGACCTCTCATATAGTTTTACTTCGTTGGCCCTGTGTTATGAGAAGCAGGGGAATCTTTCTGAGGCGCGGCACCATGCTGAGGAAAGCCTTGCGATTGATGAGCGACTTTCCGTTCATGATCCTACAAATGCAGTCTGGAAAAGAGATGTGGCCTTTAGCCGCACGCAGGCAGAGAGGTTGCGCAACTTAGCGGACAAAGTAGTAGGACTTGGCGAGAATAGTTAA
- the atpC gene encoding ATP synthase F1 subunit epsilon encodes MANSDKGFQIEIVTPQKLYFSGEIESVTAPGEDGLFQVLKNHAPLLSALKAGKVKLAMADRSEQTFTISDGFFEVSSNKAILLTENIA; translated from the coding sequence ATGGCGAATTCCGATAAAGGTTTCCAGATAGAGATCGTCACTCCCCAGAAACTGTACTTTTCAGGGGAGATCGAAAGTGTAACCGCACCGGGTGAGGATGGCCTCTTTCAGGTATTGAAGAACCATGCCCCCTTGCTCTCTGCACTGAAAGCCGGCAAGGTCAAACTGGCAATGGCAGACCGCAGTGAGCAGACATTTACGATCTCTGATGGTTTTTTTGAAGTCAGCAGCAACAAAGCGATCCTGCTGACCGAAAACATTGCCTGA
- a CDS encoding 2,3,4,5-tetrahydropyridine-2,6-dicarboxylate N-succinyltransferase, with amino-acid sequence MGQYDALQEQILGFSSFGAAALQEIPEARTVFRQFKQLLNDGIIRAAEKSGSDWIVNTWVKQGILLGMRLGRLQAAMVPLDEHGAGFTFIDKDTYPLKQFTLENNVRIVPGGSAVRDGSYLAPSVVMMPPAYVNVGAYVDEGTMIDSHALVGSCAQVGKKVHLSAGVQVGGVLEPVGAMPVIIEDEVMVGGNCGIYEGTIVRERAVIGTGVILNGSTPVYDIALNRVYRKTADHPLEIPAGAVVVAGSRTIKGEFAAEHGLAIYTPVIIKYRDARTDSATALEEALR; translated from the coding sequence ATGGGACAGTACGATGCATTGCAAGAGCAGATACTTGGATTTTCATCATTCGGTGCGGCTGCACTTCAGGAGATTCCTGAAGCGCGCACGGTTTTCAGGCAGTTCAAGCAGCTGCTCAACGACGGAATTATACGGGCGGCAGAAAAATCCGGCAGTGACTGGATTGTAAACACATGGGTCAAGCAGGGTATTCTGCTCGGCATGCGACTTGGCAGGCTTCAGGCAGCAATGGTACCGCTTGATGAGCATGGAGCCGGTTTTACCTTTATTGACAAGGATACCTACCCGCTTAAACAGTTTACACTGGAGAACAATGTCCGCATCGTTCCCGGCGGATCGGCGGTACGTGACGGCTCGTATCTGGCCCCATCGGTGGTCATGATGCCTCCTGCCTATGTCAACGTTGGAGCCTACGTCGATGAAGGAACCATGATTGATTCCCATGCTCTTGTGGGGAGTTGTGCCCAGGTTGGAAAAAAGGTCCATCTCTCTGCCGGCGTTCAGGTAGGCGGTGTGCTGGAACCGGTTGGAGCCATGCCCGTCATTATTGAGGATGAGGTGATGGTTGGCGGCAACTGCGGCATCTATGAAGGTACGATCGTAAGGGAGCGTGCCGTGATCGGGACAGGCGTTATTCTTAATGGTTCAACACCGGTTTATGATATTGCCCTGAACAGGGTTTACAGAAAAACGGCAGATCATCCGCTGGAGATTCCTGCCGGCGCGGTGGTTGTTGCCGGATCCCGCACCATCAAGGGAGAGTTTGCCGCTGAACATGGTCTTGCCATCTATACGCCGGTTATCATCAAGTACCGCGATGCCCGCACGGACAGCGCAACGGCACTTGAAGAGGCGCTCAGGTGA